Within Sorangiineae bacterium MSr11367, the genomic segment AGCGCCCCACTCCGAGATCGCATCGCAATGGATCCGCCTTGGGGCGGAGCACGTCTTTACCGGGCTCGATCACGTCGCCTTCGTCGTGGGCCTCTTTCTGATCACGGGCGCCCGGCGCAGGCTCCTGGGGACCATCACCGCCTTCACCGTCGCGCACTCGTTCACCTTGGCCCTCGCCGCGATGCGCATCTTGGAGCTCCCGCGCGCGCCGGTGGAGGCGGCCATCGCGGCCAGCGTGGTGCTCGTGGCCTACGAGTCGACCCACGACGGACCGACGTTCACCCGCCGCTACCCATGGGCGGTCGCCTTTGGCTTCGGGCTCGTGCACGGACTGGGTTTCGCCGGCGCACTCGGGGAGCTGAGCTTGCCCCGAGGCGCCTTTGGCGTGGCCCTCGCCTCGTTCAACGTCGGCGTGGAGCTCGCCCAACTCGCCATCGTGGGCGCGCTGCTCGTGCTCGCATGGCTCGCACGAACGCGCCTCAGCGACGTCCGCCAGGCGATGGCCACGAGAGCGGTGTCACTCGTCCTCGGTGCCTTCGGGGCCTATTGGTTCTTCGATCGCGCTTATTTGGTACTAAACCGATAAACCGGGCTGCTGACGACGTGCGCGCAGTCCGTCACCGTGGCGTACCACTCGTAATTCTTCCCCGGTGCGAGCCCGTCCACGGTGGCGCGCACGCTGGACGCATCCGCCAAATCGACGGTAGCCGCAGCCTTGAACGCGGCATTCCCCGCGCCCGAGAGGTCCACCTTCAGCGTGAACTGGCTGTTCGCATCGGTCTCGAACTTCTTCGCCGTCGGTGAATACGTGCGCACGGTCAGTTCGCCATTCGCCGGGGAAAATTCCCAGATGCGCAGGTACCCACCGCCGCCGTTGGCCCGCGATTGGTAATCCGCCAACATCGAATGAACCGTCCGGCCACCGAACTGGTCGCTGCGTTTGCTCTCCGCGCTGATATGCCCGCACGTGAGCAGCTGCACGTTGCTGGTGGTCTTGACGGCATCGTAAATGGATTTCCCGGCTGCGCCAAAGCTCGCGTCGGCATTCAAAATATGGTGCGAGTTGACGATGCCGAACGCGTTCGGGTGCTGGGCAAAGACGTTCTTCGTCCAATTGAGCACGGCGGCTTCGCGCGCTTTCGAGCTATATTGGAGATCGACGAGCACGAAGTCCAATCCCCCGCCCGAGAAGGTCACCCAGTTTTCGTCCGTCTTGTTCGCCGAGTAGGTGCCACCGAAATAGGACCGTCCCTGAAATCGGCTGGTGCCGAAGTACTGATTGTATTTCACCGTGCCGCCCGCGGTGCCGAACGGATCTTGATCGTGATTGCCCGCGCCGACGCCGTAGGGCATTCCCTCGGGGAAACGCGCAGACTTCGTCTCCAATGTCTTCATCGCCTTGTCGGCGACCACCCACTGGGCTTCCACGTTCACCTGGTCGACCACGTCGCCATTGTGGATGACGCCGACGATGTTGTACGCCGCCGCATTGTCCATGATCCACTTGGTTTGGTCGTAGTAGTATTTCGAATATTCCGGATACCGCGAATAATATTGCGTATCGGGAAGGACCACGATGGTGAAATCTTCGCCCGCGGTCACCTCGCGCAGGTAAAACGATGCGCTGAAGGCCGCGCTGTCCGGATCGTCCACCTTGACGTCCAACGTTACGTTGCGTCCGTCCACCGACGGGTTCCCGCGCAGCGCAGGCGGGAGCCCCACATCCAAGATGGCGCCGTCACGCACGAACGCCGCTCCTTTGCTCAACGTACCGTGGCTCGTGCCGACGCTATCCGGAGCACCGCTGTCCTTTTCGTCGAAAGCCCAGCGCCCCACCAACCCGGTCCCCTGGGTTGCCCGCCGGAACATCGAGTCCGCGATCTCCGACGCGCTCCGGGCGTGATTCCAGAGGCGGACCTCGTCGACTGCGCCCTTCAGAAAGCCAGCCGGCTTTCCGCTCTCGTCGAGCATGCTGCCAACGGCGAACGACGGATGGCCCGACGTGCGCGGCGTGGTCTTCGCGACCAGCTCGGCATCGAGCCGCCCGTCG encodes:
- a CDS encoding HupE/UreJ family protein, whose product is MMKWLLLLAALLVVSPARAHDFNPGVLTLVEVREGRFDVAWTEPVDSLGSGHIRIGYPPQCNREGDHLACGREGLRGDLTFEGLHTRRTKIVVSVRYLDGEAFDAVVTSDEPRVRLDKAPHSEIASQWIRLGAEHVFTGLDHVAFVVGLFLITGARRRLLGTITAFTVAHSFTLALAAMRILELPRAPVEAAIAASVVLVAYESTHDGPTFTRRYPWAVAFGFGLVHGLGFAGALGELSLPRGAFGVALASFNVGVELAQLAIVGALLVLAWLARTRLSDVRQAMATRAVSLVLGAFGAYWFFDRAYLVLNR
- a CDS encoding metallophosphoesterase; translated protein: MGKYRFGQWVILSACSLSLVACSADGDEGPGAAPSNDDHRVTDKVPATPPAVPAVACPTGRVAIDATSLAFDGEGGYVTMGNAASLALEQFTLEAWVRRDGFGMPHAAGEGGPDLVPIAGRGGGNYVLGFAEDGELAADLENEEGVHHTVRGKSDISLGQWHHLAASYDGTTWRLFVDGRLDAELVAKTTPRTSGHPSFAVGSMLDESGKPAGFLKGAVDEVRLWNHARSASEIADSMFRRATQGTGLVGRWAFDEKDSGAPDSVGTSHGTLSKGAAFVRDGAILDVGLPPALRGNPSVDGRNVTLDVKVDDPDSAAFSASFYLREVTAGEDFTIVVLPDTQYYSRYPEYSKYYYDQTKWIMDNAAAYNIVGVIHNGDVVDQVNVEAQWVVADKAMKTLETKSARFPEGMPYGVGAGNHDQDPFGTAGGTVKYNQYFGTSRFQGRSYFGGTYSANKTDENWVTFSGGGLDFVLVDLQYSSKAREAAVLNWTKNVFAQHPNAFGIVNSHHILNADASFGAAGKSIYDAVKTTSNVQLLTCGHISAESKRSDQFGGRTVHSMLADYQSRANGGGGYLRIWEFSPANGELTVRTYSPTAKKFETDANSQFTLKVDLSGAGNAAFKAAATVDLADASSVRATVDGLAPGKNYEWYATVTDCAHVVSSPVYRFSTK